In one window of Mercurialis annua linkage group LG4, ddMerAnnu1.2, whole genome shotgun sequence DNA:
- the LOC126678232 gene encoding uncharacterized protein LOC126678232 has protein sequence MTSTSGNYTNIEMAPYEALYGRMCRSPICWEEVRERKLTGVDIIQIISEKVPLIKQRLETTFSRQKSYADPKKKEIEFQVGDYVFLKVSPMKSVIRFGKRGKLSPKYVGPYEIIERIGAVAYKLDLPLDMSQVHPVFHISMLRKYIADPSHVIQPQAVEVNGELSYEEQPVEIVDTQLRKLRTKEIPMVKVLWRNHSVEECTWETEADMRQRYPYLFLQGPNKNRRVYERLGAAKTAPWAALFWAESAQKQGSVCSGEQGYSAHGSRLVLLAGAEPSPP, from the exons ATGACATCCACCTCAGGAAATTACACCAATATCGAAATGGCTCCATATGAGGCACTATACGGTCGTatgtgtcgatctcctatctgttgggaggaagtTAGAGAAAGAAAATTAACAGGAGTAGATATTATTCAAATTatctcagagaaggtaccattaaTTAAGCAGCGATTGGAAACTACTTTCAGTCGCCAGAAAAGTTATGCggatccaaaaaaaaaagagatagagTTTCAAGTTGGTGACTATGTCTTTCTGAAAGTATCACCAATGAAGAGTGttattcgttttggaaagagGGGCAAGTTATCTCCAAAGTATGTGGGACCATACGAGATTATAGAGCGCATCGGAGCGGTAGCATATAAATTAGATCTACCGCTAGATATGTCACAAGTTCATCCGGTGTTTCACATATCGATGCTGCGAAAGTATATCGCAGATCCTTCTCATGTGATTCAACCACAAGCTGTGGAGGTTAACGGGGAACTTtcttacgaggagcagcctgttgAGATAGTAGATACTCAACTGCGGAAACTTCGTACTAAGGAGATTCCTATGGTGAAAGTGCTGTGGAGAAATCACTCTGTGGAGGAATGTACGTGGGAGACGGAGGCGGATATGCGTCAGCGATATCCTTACCTGTTTCTACAAG GACCGAACAAGAACCGACGTGTCTACGAGCGGCTGGGGGCTGCCAAAACAGCCCCCTGGGCTGCCCTGTTCTGGGCAGAATCTGCCCAGAAACAGGGCAGTGTCTGCTCTGGTGAGCAGGGCTATTCTGCTCACGGGAGCAGACTGGTTCTGCTCGCCGGAGCAGAACCATCACCGCCATGA